CGTGGAGCCGCAGCCCGAGGAAACGGCGCCGGCCGACACCGCCAAAAAAGGAAAGTAGGATACGGCGATATAAGCTTGGCAGTATTTTTGGTAGAGGCGACGGCCCGGCAACTCAACCGTTGGCCGGACCGTTTCACGACCAGCTTATCCCACTCATCCATTCTCACATGAACGTTACCCGTTTATTCCCCTTGGCGTGCGCGGCCGCCCTCACCCTCGCTGGCTGCTCCAAAGACACCGAGAACGCCGATTCGGCTCAACTCGAAGTTCGCATGACGGACGCCCCCGGCGACTTTCACCGCGTGGTGCTCGACGTGCGGCAGATTGAAGTGCACCTCAAGGACGAAAAAGAGGCCGATGGCTGGAAGACGCTGGGCTTTACGCCCCAGGCCATCGACATCCTGAACTATGTAAACGGGAAGTCGGCGCTGCTGGTGAAGGAAGACTTCGCCCCCGGCGACATCAAGGAAATTCGCCTGATTCTGGGCCCTGACAGCTACGTCATCGGCCGCGACGAGCAACGCTACGACCTCAAAACCCCCAGCGGCCAGACCTCGGGCGTGAAGCTGAAGCTGGACAAAACCAGCCTGCGCCAGCGCGAAACTTTCCAGCTGCTGCTTGATTTCGACGTGGCCAAGTCCATTGTGGAGCGCGGCAACTGGAAGCCCGGCAACGACAAAAAAGAGCGCTACCTGCTCAAGCCTGTTATTCGGGTAGTGGCCCAGGACCTGCGCGGCGGCCTGCGTGGCACCGTGACGCCCGCGGCGGCCCTGCCCCAGGTGTTGGCCATTCGCAGCACCATCCTCGGCCCCGATACGGTGAGCACCTCGGCTGATGCTTCCGGCGCTTACCAGCTGGGCGCGCTGCCCTCCGGCACGTACCGCGTGGAGTTCTTCCCGAGCACCACGGCCCCTGCCGGCCAGAATGCGTACCGCAACGTGGTGCGCACCGGCATCGTGGTTACCAACGACCAGGTGACGGAGCTGAGCACGACGTCGCTCAACTAAGCGGCGCGCTCAGCTCAACAAGCACAACGCAAAAGCCCCAACCGCGTGTGAGGTTGGGGCTTTTTTGTGGCTCAATGCAGTTGGATTTGAACAGCTTACAGGCGTTGCAGCAGCGCCAGCAGCTCGCGCTGGGTGCTTAGCGTGCGGTCCTTGGCGTACCAGCCGTGCAACTGCGTCACAAAATCTTCGTGGGATACCTGTTCTTGTTTCAAGCGCACGAACAGTTCATGGGCCGGTTCTGGGCGGGGGCCCCAGGTGGCGGCTTCGGTCAGCTTGTCCGCGTGGAGCACCACCAGCTTCGGGATGGAGCGGCTGCCGTTGGTGAGGTAGCGGTCTATCAGGTCGAGGTTTTCGTCGCGCAGCACGTAGCGCGTGGTCAGCTTGCCGCCGCTGGCTTGGGCCACGGCTTCGAGCACGGGTACAATCTGAGCGGCGTCGCCGCACCAGCCCTCTGTGATGACCACCCACTCATAGGGCCGGGCCAGCTGCTCGAGGACAGCCTGCAGCTCGGGCAACAGCTGAATGGTTTTGTCCAGGCGCTGCATGCGCTGCATGTTCAGGCGGGCATATTGGGTCAGTTCTTCGGTTTGGGTGGTGCCAGTGGTCCGGTTTTGGGCCATCAGCTCGTCGATGAGTTGGCGGTAAGAGGCGTAAGAATAGGCGCCGTTTAGTACCCCGGCATCAACGACTGGCACGGAAGAAATTGGTTCAGACATAAAATGAAATAAGAAGAAATAAGCAATGCGGTGATAACATCCATTAAAAAACCCTCCCGGACCCGGAAGGGTTTTTTAATGTCTGAAATAGTGGTTGGACTACAGGCTGGGCACAGCCTTTTGGGCCGCGGCCGACAGCTCGCGGCAGTAAGTAATAAAGTCGGAATTGACGGGCTCAAAGCCGTGGTCGCGCAGGCGGGTGGCCACCTGGGCGCGGTGGTAGCTGGCGTGCACCACGGCGTGGGTCAGGATGTCGTGCACCAGGCTCTCGTAGCTGTCGCCGAGCGAGTTGGTGTAGGAAATAAGGCGCTGCAGCTCGGTTTCGTCGGCGTTCACCATCAGCTGGTGCAGGGGCTCGGAGGTGCGTTCGTGCAGGGCCTGGCAGCCGGCCAGGTCGTGCTCCTGCCACACCTTCACGGGGCTGGTGGTGCCGGTGATGCGCGAAATCCAGATGGCCTGGGCATTGAGCACGTGGCTGAACAGGCGCAGCACCACCGGCGGCAGCTCCTGGCCGGTGGCCGCAATTTCGTCGAGGCGGTTGAGCACGGTGGTATTGGCCCACACGTTGAAAGCACCGAGTTTTTCTAGAGTATTCATAGTGATAATTATGAGTTTAGAGTCATGAATTATGAGTTAAGAAGTATGAACTGGTATGGTATAAAGACAACTCATAATTCATGACTCAAAACTCATAATTCCCTTATCGGGGGTCTTGCCAGACCAGCTTTTCGTTGGTTTTGTTTTTATCAAAATCAGGGCATTTGCCGTCGCCTTTGCCCGTAATGCCGCCGTCGGGCTGGCAAATCAGCTTGCCCTTGGTGTCGAAGACGTTGGAATATTGGTCGCAGCACGGGGCCGAGATGTAGTACACCGTCTGCCCGCCGTAGGTGTAGCGCAGGATGCGCGTGATGGGGTTACGCTTGCGCTCGGCCAGCACCGTCGCGATGCGCTGCTTGAGCCACTGCGGGCGCGCCGTGGTGTCGGATTCGAGCACGCGCGCTGGTACGGGGTCCACGGTATTGGCGCTGGTGGGAGCCGGCGTAGCCGGGCCACTCACCTGGCCGGTGCTGGGCGGCGTGGTGGGGTTGGTCACGCTCACCTGCTTGGGGGCGCAGGCCGTGGCAAGCAGCAGGGGAACAACAAATGAAAGCAGGCGCATGGATACCAGGTAAGTAAGGGAAAAGACCACTGTGAAATGGCGGGCCGGTTATGGGTACGCCCGCCGCAGGCAATGGTTCAGGTTAAGCTCGGCATTAGAACTTAAAAATCTTCGGCCCAAACACCAGCGACCCCACGATTACGGCCCCCAGCGCCGCAATGAGCACGGCGCCGGCGGCCACGTCCTTGGCCTTGCCCGCCAGCGGGTGGTAGTCGGGCGAAGTTAAATCCGTGAGGGCTTCGATGGCTGTGTTTACCAGCTCGGCCGCCCACACGCCCGCGATGGCCAGCGTAACCAGGGCCCATTCCAGCCGCGTGAGGGCGTAGTAAAAACCCAGCCCAATCACCACCACGGTAGCCAGGGCATGAAACTGCAGGTGCACCTCGGAGCGCAGCGCCGCCCACACGCCCCGGAAGGCATGCCCGAAGCTGGCCACGCGCCGGCGCCAGAGCTTATCCGGTGGCCGCAGCCGTTCGGAAGCAGGGGGTGCGGGCTCAGCCACGGGCTTCAAATTCCTGAAAAACTGACAGGCGCAGCTCGGACCACTCCGGCTTGATGATGCTGAAAATGACCGTGTCGCGCCGGATGCCGCCTTGCGTGATGCGGTGGCTGCGCAAAGTGCCTTCTTCGGTAGCGCCCATGCGGGCCATGGCCTCGCGCGACTTGCTGTTGCGCGAGTCGGTTTCCAGCTCCACCCGCTCGCAGCCCAGCTGGCCGAAGGCGTGGCTGAGCAGCAGGTGCTTGGCGCCCCGGTTCAGGCCGGTGCGCTGGTACTCGCGGCCCACCCAGGTGTAGCCGATGCTGATGCGCTGGTCGGCCTCGCTCACGTTATAGTAGCTGGTGCTGCCGGCCAGCGCGCCGGTGCGCCGGTCCACGATGGCGAAAGGGTAGCGCAGGCCTTGCTCGCGGGCTTCCAGGGCCTGGCGCACGTAGGCGGCCAGGCTCACGGCATCGTCGCCGCGGGTGAGGGTGTAGCGCCACAGCTCTTCATCGAAGGCCACGGCTTTGAGGGCTTCGAAATCGCCAATTTCCAGCGGCCGCAAGCGCACGCGGTTATTTTCGAGAACGATGGGAGCAGAGAAATCCATGGCCGCAAAGATGCTGGGAAAAAAGAAAAGCCGCCCGTTGCAGACCATTTTACTAATAAAAACGTCATGCTGAGCGGAGCCGAAGCATCTCGCGTGTGGCAGTAAACCAATCGTAAGGATTAGTAACTGCACGCGAGATGCTTCGGCTCCGCTCAGCATGACGTTCTATTGACTACAATGACATGCCAGTGAAGCAGGGTGAGCTTACATGCCCACCATTTCTTCAGGCTTCAGCCACTCGTCGAACTCGGCTTCGGTCACGTAGCCCAATTTCATGGCGGTTTCCTTCAAAGTTGAGCCGTTTTTGTGGGCGGTCTGTGCGATTTCGGCGGCTTTGTAGTAGCCGATGTGCGGGTTGAGGGCCGTCACGAGCATCAGGCTGCTATCGACGTGCTTTTTGATGTTGGCCTTGATGGGCTCGATGCCCACGGCGCACTTGTCGGTGAAGCTCACACACACGTCGCCGATGAGGCGGGCCGAGTGCAGGAAGTTGTAAATCATCATCGGCTTGAACACGTTCAGCTCAAAATGGCCCATCGAGCCGCCGACGGTGATGGCCACGTCGTTGCCCATTACCTGGGCCGCTACCATGGTCATGGCTTCGCACTGCGTGGGGTTCACCTTGCCGGGCATGATGCTCGAGCCGGGCTCGTTGTCCGGGATGTCGATTTCGCCGATGCCGGCGCGCGGGCCCGAGCTGAGCATGCGGATGTCGTTGGCAATTTTCATCAAACTCACCGCCACCGTCTTGAGGGCGCCGTGGGCTTCCACGATGGCGTCGTGCGCGGCCAGGGCCTCAAACTTGTTTTCGGCCGTGACGAAAGGCAGGCCGGTGAGGTCGGCAATGTGCTTGGCCACGTTCACCGAGTAGTTGGGCGGGGTGTTGATGCCCGTGCCCACGGCCGTGCCGCCCAGCGCCAGCTCGCTCAGGTGGGCCAGCGTGTTCTTGATGGCGCGCAGGCCGTGGTCGAGCTGCGAGACGTAGCCCGAAAACTCCTGGCCCAGGGTGAGCGGCGTGGCGTCCATGAAGTGGGTGCGGCCGATTTTGACGATGGGCATGAAATCTTCCGACTTCTTTTTCAGCGCGTTGCGCAGCTTCTCGATGCCGGGGATGGTGGTCTCCGTCAGGATTTTGTAGGCCGCGATGTGCATGGCCGTCGGGAAGGTGTCGTTGGAGCTCTGGCTCTTGTTTACGTCGTCGTTGGGCGCCAGCACCTTCTTTTCATCGGCGAGCTGGCCGCCCTGCAGCACGTGGCCGCGGTAGGCAATCACCTCGTTCACGTTCATGTTGCTCTGCGTGCCGGAGCCCGTTTGCCACACCACCAGCGGGAAGGAGTCGGCGAGCTGGCCGGCCAGGATTTCGTCGCACACCTTGCCAATCAGCTCGGCTTTTTCGGCAGGCAGCACGCCGGCGTCGCGGTTGGTGAGGGCGGCGGCTTTTTTCAGGTACGCAAAGGCGGCGATAATTTCCTTAGGCATCTTGTTGATGTCCTGGGCAATGGGGAAATTCTCGATGGAGCGCTGCGTTTGGGCGCCCCAGTACGCGGTGGCAGGCACCTGCACGGTGCCCATGGTGTCCTTTTCGGTGCGGAAATCCATGCGGGGGATGATAAGTTGATGTAGAAGCGTAGGGATGAGCTGATATAGCCGAAGCCGTGCGCAAAAGTACACCGCGCCGCACGGCAGCTTTTACCCTAACCAAAATAGCTGTCACCGGGCTTGCTGCGTACAGTAGAAAAAACCGCGCAGGATGCGCCGCCCGCCGCGGCTTTATTCCTTCCGCCTACCCTCACTCCCCTACCCTTTTAACCCATGAGTTCCATTAAACAAGTCATTGAAATCCTGGCGTCCTCCGAGAAAAGCTTTGAAGATGCACTGCAGCGCGCCGTGGAGCAGCTGAGCTCCACGGTGCCCAATATTTCTTCTATCTACATCAAAGACCAGAGCTGCAAAGTGCGCGACAACCGCATTGTGGAATACCGCATCACGGCCAAGGTCAGCTTTGGCTCGCCTACCGAGCCGCTGGACCTCACCGACATCGACCGCACCCTGGAAGAAGCCCCCATTCCGGCCGGCAACGGCGCCCCCGATTACAGCCACGTCCACCTGAAAACCGAGCCCGAGCTGCCCCGCGAAGTGGAGCCCGGCGGCAGCGCCACGGAGCCCGCCAGCGGCGGCGGCTACAGCGGCTAGAGTAACCAGTATGCGCGCCTGGGGAGCCTCACCCCCAGCCCCTCTCCAACAGAGAGCGGAGCCACGGCACAAGCTTTAGCTCAATTCCTAAAAACCGAAAAGCCCCAGTTCAAGATTGAGCTGGGGATTTTTCATTATGTATCGTCAGGCTCCCCTCTCTGTTGGAGAGGGGCTGGGGGTGAGGTTCTGCCGGAGGTGAGGTTCCCGTTCTGAGCGGAATCAAACTTGCCGGAACCCTCTGATTAGCGCTACCTTTCGCGGACTTCACGGGCGCTTGGGCGGAATGGCCTGGCCCCATTATTCTGCAAAGAACATGATGCTGAAACGCTACGCTCTTTTGCTGGCCGGCGGGCTGCTCGCCAGCTACCCGGCCTCGGCCCAAACCGCTCCTGCCGAGCCCAAGCCGCTGCTGGGGTTTGATGCCGGCACCGCCGCCACCGAGTACCAGCTCGAAACCAAGTTCGACGCCCAGCTCAAGGCCGACAACCTGCGCGACTGGATGAAGCGCCTCGCCGCCCACCCCCACCACGTGGGCTCGCCCTATGACAAGGACAACGCCGAATTCATGGCCGGCCTGTTCAAGTCCTGGGGCTACGATACGCGCATCGACGTGTCGTACGTGCTGTTTCCCACGCCCAAGCTGCGGGCGCTGGAGCTGGTGGCGCCCACCAAATACACGGCCAGCCTCACCGAGAAGCCGCTGGCCGAAGACGCCACCTCGGGCCAGGCCAGCGAGCAGCTGCCCATCTACAATGCCTTCTCGAAAGACGGCGACGTGACGGCCGAGCTGGTGTTCGTGAACTACGGCGTGCCCAAGGATTACGACGAGCTGGAGCGCCGCGGCATCAGCGTGAAGGGTAAAATCGTCATCGCCAAATACGGCGGCTCCTGGCGCGGCATCAAGCCTAAAGTAGCCGCCGAGAAAGGTGCCATCGGCTGCCTGATTTATTCCGACCCCAAAGACGACGGCTACGGGCAAGGCGACGTGTACCCCAAAGGCGCCTTCAAGCCCGAAACCGGCGCCCAGCGCGGCTCGGTGCTCGACATGCCCACCTACCCCGGCGACCCACTCACGCCCGGCTACGGCTCCACCAAAAACGCCAAGCGCCTCGACTACAAAAAGGCTCCCACGCTCACGCAAATTCCGGTATTGCCCATTTCCTACGGTGATGCCCAGCCGCTGCTCGCCGCCCTGGCTGGGCCCATGGCGCCCGACGTCTGGCGCGGTGCGCTGCCCATCCCCTACCACCTCGGGCCCGGGCCGGCCAAGGTGCACCTGCAGCTGGCCTTCAACTGGAAAACTGAGCCGGTCTACAACGTCATTGCCACCCTCAAAGGCAGCCAGTACCCCGACCAGTGGGTGATGCGCGGCAACCACCACGACGCCTGGGTGAACGGCGCCAGCGACCCACTCAGCGGCATGGTGGCCGAGCTGGCCGAAGCCCAGGCCGTGAGTGAGCTTTACAAAACCGGCTGGCGCCCCAAGCGCACGCTCATGTACTGCGCCTGGGACGGCGAGGAACCCGGCCTGCTGGGCTCCACCGAATGGGCCGAGACCAACGCCAAGCAGCTGCAAAAGAACGTGGTGGCCTACCTGAACACCGACAACAGCGAGCGCGGCTTTCTGTACGCGGCCGGCTCGCACACCTTGGAGAAGTTCTTCAACCAGGTGGGCCGCGACGTGATGGACCCCGAGAAAAACATGTCCATCAATGAGCGCCGCCGGGCCCTGGATTTGGTAAGCGGCAGCCCCGAAGCCCAGAAGGACGCCCGCGACCGCGCCGACCTGCGCATTGCCGCCCTGGGTGCCGGCTCCGACTACTCGCCCTACATCCAGCACCTGGGCATTCCGTCGATGAACGTGGGCTTTGGCGGCGTGGGCGAAGGCGGCGAGTACCACTCCATCTACGACTCCTTCGACCACTTCACCCGCTTCAAGGACCCCAATTTTGCCTACGGCATTGTGCTGGCCCAAACCATGGGCCGCGCCGCCCTGCGCCTGGCCAACGCCGACGTGCTGCCCTTCGAGTTCCAGAACTTCTCCAACACCGTTGCCAAGTACGGCACCGAGGTGAAGCAGCTGGCCGACAACATGCGCACCGAAACCGACAAGCAAGCCAAGCTCCTGGCCGAGAAGCGCTACGAAGCCGTGGCCGACCCCACCGAAACCCTGCTCCCGCCCAAGGCCCACGAGGCGGTGCCTTACCTGAACTTCGCCCCGCTCGACAACGCCCTGGTGAAGCTGGAGCAAAGCGCCCAGGCCTACGCCCAGGCCCGCAAAGCCAACACCGCCCTCTCCAACGACCGCAAAAAGGAGCTCGACCAGCTGCTCTACCAGGCTGAGCAGCAGCTCCTGAGCGCCGAGGGCCTCCCCCGCCGCCCCTGGTACCGGCACCAGATATACGCCCCCGGCTTCTACACCGGCTACGGCGTGAAAACGCTGCCCGGCATCCGCGAAGCGGTGGAAGAACGAAAGTGGGCCGAGGCCGACGAGCAGATTAAGCGCACCGCGGCGGCCGTGGAGCGGTTTTCGGCTCAAGTGAGCCGGGCCGCAGCCGTGTCCAGCCCACCCCCAGCTCAATAACCTGGGTTGAGCGGGATTATTTAACCTTCTTTGGCTTGCCGATGAAATTGCTTGCTTCTTTTCGCCGGGCCACGGCCTTTCTGCTGCCTGCCGGGCTGGGCGTGGCGCTTGCGCTGGCCGGGCAGCCCGCGGCCGCTCAGCAATCGGAAGCCAAGCTGCAAGCCAAAGCGCGCGCCATTCACGAGCGGGCCTTTGTCGTGGATTCGCACGAGGACACGCCCAGCGAGAGCCTCGTCAAGCCGGGGTTCGACCTGGCGAAAGACCACGCGGCCAATGAAGGAAGCCAGGTAGACCTGCCCAAAATGAAGCGCGGTGGGCTGGACGCCGCGTTTTGGGTAGTGTACGTGGGGCAGGGCCCGCGCACACCAGCCGGGTACGCCGCAGTGCGGCAGGATGCCCAGGCCCAATTCGATGCCATCGCAGCCACCATCCGGAAGCATCCTACGGAGCTGGCCCTGGCCACCACGCCCGCCGAGGCGCAGCGCGTGCGCAAAGCGGGCCAGCGGGCGGTTTTTATCGGCATCGAAAACGGCTACACCATCGGTCAGAACCTGGGGCTGCTCCAGACCTACTACAACCAGGGCGCCCGCTACCTAACGCTGTGCCACTCGTCTAATAACGACCTCTGCGACTCCTCCACGGACCCTACCGGGCCCGAGTACCAAGGGCTGAGCCAACTGGGGCGGCAGGCGGTGCAGGAAATGAACCGGCTCGGTATCATGGTCGACGTGTCGCACACGTCGGATTCTACTTTCTACGACGTGCTGCGGCTTTCCCGTGTGCCGGTCATCGCCTCGCACTCGGCCAGCCGCGTCCTGGGCGACATGCCCCGCAACCTGACCGACGACATGGTCCGGGCGCTGGCCCGCCAGGGCGGCGTGGTTCAGCTCAATTTGTTCAGCCCCTACGTGAAAACCGAAGCCAAATCGCCGGAACGCCTGGCGGCCGAGCAGGCCCTTTTTGCCAAGTACCACATCAAGACTTCGCTGAACATGCACGCCCTGCCGCCCGCCGAAAAGCAGGCTGCCCTGGCCGAATACGCGCAGCTGCAGCAGCAGTACCCCGTGCCGCTGGCCACCGTGCAGGACGCCGCCAATCAACTCGACCACCTCGTGCAGGTCGCCGGCATCGACCACGTGGGCATCGGTTCCGACTTCGACGGTGGCACCATCCTCACCGGCCTGGCCAACGTGGGCGACTTTCCCAATCTGACCCTGGAGCTGGTACGCCGGGGCTACTCCGCCCGTGACCTCAACAAAATCTGGGGCGGCAACCTGTTTCGCGTGATGCGCGCCGTGGAACGCGGGAAAGGCAAGCTCTAGCTTCGCAACGGTAAATGGCACCGCCGCAAACGCAGCCACCTCTGCCTTTTTCGCTCAACTCCCCTCCTCTCCTACTTCACGATATAGCTTTTCGCTGCCTGCCTTCGCTCAAGCCAGGCTCGCTGCAAAAACCGCTGATTTCCTTGTCTTCATCACTGCTCACGCGCTATTCTGACTTTTACTTAACGACCCTTTTTCTTGATGAAAACCATACTCCTTGGCCTGCTAGGCTGCCTGGCCGTCGGCTCGGCCGGTGCCCAGCAAGGCCCCGAGCCGATGAAAGTGACCGACCTGCTCAAAATCAAGCAGATTGGCAACATTACCCTCACCCGCGACGGGCGCAGAGCCGCCTTCACCGTGCTCGGCATTGAGCCGGACGAAAAGAACAAAGCCGACTACAAAAACGTGAGCCAGCTCTACTCCCTCGGCACCGAGGCGGGCGCCACGCCGCGGCAGCTCACTTCCTTGAAAGAAGGCGCCACGCAGCCCGCCTGGAGCCCCGACGGGCGCCAGCTGGCCTTCGTGCGGCCCGTCGACGACAAGCCCCAGGTGTTTGTGATGCCTACCGACGGTGGCGAGGCCCGGCAACTCACCCGCTACAAGCACGGCGCCAGTGCCCCCAAATGGTCACCCGATGGACGGCAGGTGCTGTTTTCGTCGGCCATTCCGCTGCGCGAGCTGCTGAAAGATTCGCTGCTGAACGCGGCCAAAACCCTGCCGCGCTGGCCCTTCGAAAAGCCCGGCTTCGATAAAAACGACCAGCTGGCCGCCAGTTCGGCCAAGCCCAACGCCGACGGCAGCCTGGCCGAAATCCGGGCCTACCTCGACAAGAACGAAACCGACAAAAAGGCCAAGGTCCTCACCAAACTCAATTTCCAGGACGAGCGCGAGGTGTCGGCCGAGCAAAGCTTTTCGCAGTTTTTCCTCATTGATGCCGTGGCGCCTGAGGCCAAGCCGGTGGCCGTCACCAGCGGCTTCTACCGCTTCAACCAGGCCGAATTCACCCCCGACGGCCAGCACCTGCTGCTCTCGGCCGATATCGACTCGCTGCAGCACCCCGACCGCTCGCTGGAAAACGAAATCTACCTGGCCGACCGCGCCGGGCGCCACCCGCGCCTGCTGCTGGGCAAGGAGAACATGGCCTACGCCAACCCCACGGTATCGCCCTCGGGCAAGTGGCTGGCGTTTCAGATGTCGCCCACTATGGGCGTCGATGTGCCCGTGCTGGCCGTGATGCCGCTCAACGGCACCGAAAAGGATATTATTACCATTCCCTTCGACCGCAGCAAGGGCAATCTGGCGTGGAGCGACGACGATAAATACGTCTACTTCACGGCCCAGAGCAATGGCGGCGCCCCCCTCTACCGGGCCAATGTGAAGACCCGCAAAGTGGAAAAGCTCTCGGCCGCCGACACCGGCATTCTGAGCTACGCCATCGCCAAAAACAAGCTGGTGTACGCCCAAACCGGCGTGCTCAACCCCTCAGAATTGTTTGTGGGCGATGCCGGCCTCAAGAAGGTGCAGCACGCCGGCAGCTTCAACGACTGGGTGAAAACCAAGCGGCTCTCGCTGCCTGAAAAGCACAGCTTTGTAAACGACAAAGGCCTTACGGTGGAATACTGGGTGATGAAGCCCACCGCCTACCAGGCCGGCCGCAAGTACCCGGTGGTGCTCGAAATCCACGGCGGGCCCACGGCCATGTGGGGCCCGGGCGAGGCCAGCATGTGGCACGAGTTCCAGTACTTCGCCGCGCAGGGCTACGGCGTGGTGTACAGCAACCCACGCGGCTCGGGCGGCTACGGCCAGGACTTCCTGCGCGCCAACATCAACGACTGGGGCACGGGCCCGAGCAGCGACGTGCTCACCGCCCTCGACAAAACCGTGGCCGAAGGCTGGGCCGACCCCGCCAAACTCACCGTGACCGGCGGCTCCTACGCGGGCTACCTCGTGGCCTGGATTATCAGCCACGACCAGCGCTTCAAAGCCGCCTGCTCGCAGCGCGGCGTGTACGACCTGGCCACCTTCTTCGGCGAAGGCAACGCCTGGCGGCTGGTGCCCAACTACTTCGGCGGCTACCCCTGGGAGCCGGCCGTGAAGGCTGTACTCACCCGCGAGTCGCCCATCAGCTACGTCGACAAAATCACCACGCCCTACATCCTGTTTCACGGCGAAAACGACCGTCGTACCGGCTTCGTGCAGGGCGAAATGATGTACCGCAGCCTCAAGGTGCTGGGCCGCCCCGTGGAGTACGTGCGCCACCCCGGCGGCACCCACGAGCTCACGCGCTCCGGCGACAACCGCCAGCGCATCGACCAGATGCTGCGCACCTTCGAGTTTTTCGAACGCTACCTCAACACCAAAAGCCTGCCCAATTAGGGCCCAATCATCATTTCACTCACTCATTTATGAAGAACCGCTTCTCTCGGCTCTCTGGCGCGCTCTTACTCGGGGCAGCTCTCATGGCCGGCTGCAACCAACCCAAAAGCAGCGGCGAGCTGTCCACTACCACGCCGCCGGCTTCCGGCGCGCTGGCGTCGTATTTCGAGAACCCCGAAACCGGAGTGCAGGATGGCAACGTGCGCATGGTGGCCATCAGCACGCCCAAGGGCAAGTTCAACGTCTGGACCAAGCAATACGGCAACAACCCCAAGGTGAAGGTGCTGCTGCTCAACGGCGGGCCGGGTGCCACGCATGAGTATTTCGAATGCTTTGAGAACTTTCTGCCCCGGG
This region of Hymenobacter sedentarius genomic DNA includes:
- a CDS encoding dodecin family protein — its product is MSSIKQVIEILASSEKSFEDALQRAVEQLSSTVPNISSIYIKDQSCKVRDNRIVEYRITAKVSFGSPTEPLDLTDIDRTLEEAPIPAGNGAPDYSHVHLKTEPELPREVEPGGSATEPASGGGYSG
- a CDS encoding DUF4382 domain-containing protein, producing MNVTRLFPLACAAALTLAGCSKDTENADSAQLEVRMTDAPGDFHRVVLDVRQIEVHLKDEKEADGWKTLGFTPQAIDILNYVNGKSALLVKEDFAPGDIKEIRLILGPDSYVIGRDEQRYDLKTPSGQTSGVKLKLDKTSLRQRETFQLLLDFDVAKSIVERGNWKPGNDKKERYLLKPVIRVVAQDLRGGLRGTVTPAAALPQVLAIRSTILGPDTVSTSADASGAYQLGALPSGTYRVEFFPSTTAPAGQNAYRNVVRTGIVVTNDQVTELSTTSLN
- a CDS encoding thioredoxin family protein, producing MSEPISSVPVVDAGVLNGAYSYASYRQLIDELMAQNRTTGTTQTEELTQYARLNMQRMQRLDKTIQLLPELQAVLEQLARPYEWVVITEGWCGDAAQIVPVLEAVAQASGGKLTTRYVLRDENLDLIDRYLTNGSRSIPKLVVLHADKLTEAATWGPRPEPAHELFVRLKQEQVSHEDFVTQLHGWYAKDRTLSTQRELLALLQRL
- a CDS encoding DUF6970 domain-containing protein, with protein sequence MRLLSFVVPLLLATACAPKQVSVTNPTTPPSTGQVSGPATPAPTSANTVDPVPARVLESDTTARPQWLKQRIATVLAERKRNPITRILRYTYGGQTVYYISAPCCDQYSNVFDTKGKLICQPDGGITGKGDGKCPDFDKNKTNEKLVWQDPR
- the fumC gene encoding class II fumarate hydratase; its protein translation is MDFRTEKDTMGTVQVPATAYWGAQTQRSIENFPIAQDINKMPKEIIAAFAYLKKAAALTNRDAGVLPAEKAELIGKVCDEILAGQLADSFPLVVWQTGSGTQSNMNVNEVIAYRGHVLQGGQLADEKKVLAPNDDVNKSQSSNDTFPTAMHIAAYKILTETTIPGIEKLRNALKKKSEDFMPIVKIGRTHFMDATPLTLGQEFSGYVSQLDHGLRAIKNTLAHLSELALGGTAVGTGINTPPNYSVNVAKHIADLTGLPFVTAENKFEALAAHDAIVEAHGALKTVAVSLMKIANDIRMLSSGPRAGIGEIDIPDNEPGSSIMPGKVNPTQCEAMTMVAAQVMGNDVAITVGGSMGHFELNVFKPMMIYNFLHSARLIGDVCVSFTDKCAVGIEPIKANIKKHVDSSLMLVTALNPHIGYYKAAEIAQTAHKNGSTLKETAMKLGYVTEAEFDEWLKPEEMVGM
- a CDS encoding diacylglycerol kinase family protein, which gives rise to MAEPAPPASERLRPPDKLWRRRVASFGHAFRGVWAALRSEVHLQFHALATVVVIGLGFYYALTRLEWALVTLAIAGVWAAELVNTAIEALTDLTSPDYHPLAGKAKDVAAGAVLIAALGAVIVGSLVFGPKIFKF
- a CDS encoding transferrin receptor-like dimerization domain-containing protein produces the protein MMLKRYALLLAGGLLASYPASAQTAPAEPKPLLGFDAGTAATEYQLETKFDAQLKADNLRDWMKRLAAHPHHVGSPYDKDNAEFMAGLFKSWGYDTRIDVSYVLFPTPKLRALELVAPTKYTASLTEKPLAEDATSGQASEQLPIYNAFSKDGDVTAELVFVNYGVPKDYDELERRGISVKGKIVIAKYGGSWRGIKPKVAAEKGAIGCLIYSDPKDDGYGQGDVYPKGAFKPETGAQRGSVLDMPTYPGDPLTPGYGSTKNAKRLDYKKAPTLTQIPVLPISYGDAQPLLAALAGPMAPDVWRGALPIPYHLGPGPAKVHLQLAFNWKTEPVYNVIATLKGSQYPDQWVMRGNHHDAWVNGASDPLSGMVAELAEAQAVSELYKTGWRPKRTLMYCAWDGEEPGLLGSTEWAETNAKQLQKNVVAYLNTDNSERGFLYAAGSHTLEKFFNQVGRDVMDPEKNMSINERRRALDLVSGSPEAQKDARDRADLRIAALGAGSDYSPYIQHLGIPSMNVGFGGVGEGGEYHSIYDSFDHFTRFKDPNFAYGIVLAQTMGRAALRLANADVLPFEFQNFSNTVAKYGTEVKQLADNMRTETDKQAKLLAEKRYEAVADPTETLLPPKAHEAVPYLNFAPLDNALVKLEQSAQAYAQARKANTALSNDRKKELDQLLYQAEQQLLSAEGLPRRPWYRHQIYAPGFYTGYGVKTLPGIREAVEERKWAEADEQIKRTAAAVERFSAQVSRAAAVSSPPPAQ
- a CDS encoding GNAT family N-acetyltransferase, translating into MDFSAPIVLENNRVRLRPLEIGDFEALKAVAFDEELWRYTLTRGDDAVSLAAYVRQALEAREQGLRYPFAIVDRRTGALAGSTSYYNVSEADQRISIGYTWVGREYQRTGLNRGAKHLLLSHAFGQLGCERVELETDSRNSKSREAMARMGATEEGTLRSHRITQGGIRRDTVIFSIIKPEWSELRLSVFQEFEARG
- a CDS encoding DinB family protein → MNTLEKLGAFNVWANTTVLNRLDEIAATGQELPPVVLRLFSHVLNAQAIWISRITGTTSPVKVWQEHDLAGCQALHERTSEPLHQLMVNADETELQRLISYTNSLGDSYESLVHDILTHAVVHASYHRAQVATRLRDHGFEPVNSDFITYCRELSAAAQKAVPSL